In Euphorbia lathyris chromosome 10, ddEupLath1.1, whole genome shotgun sequence, a single genomic region encodes these proteins:
- the LOC136209864 gene encoding uncharacterized protein isoform X1, whose protein sequence is MDVQAYLERRAGVRREDCFDAIVVGSGYGGSIAACRMSVAGIKVCLLEKGRRWNAEDFPTDTLKIMSAARLENRNLGISFGPKDALFQVYEQNDSLAVVACGLGGGSLINAGVMLPTPVRARRNPKWPKEWERDWDTCEASSAAMLRIQSIPVKFPIARVMDEIVEGDSGETLERLMKLSVNFDVEELPSNSMKLQQMNSCLACGNCMSGCPYNAKNSTDKNYLLSAIQAGCTVRTECQAQYVVENTLETFQQARINGKQKRWRVYLNETDYITSDFVILSAGVFGTNEILFQSQMRGLRLSEALGSGFSCNGNTVAYLAGSAAPLNGYGIDREQVPIIPFQERPGPSISSSYTSSLGFTIQSAVLPRAYPYLLFKGITTYGWPTGYAFFHGIIDKLGHSIGLKSSQAIILNAMGYDDGDGKITLDKETNKICFSPPHDPLLPRKVEAFQKLTKKLGGILFMSKYRSTSVHLLGGCNASSDSSGGVCNHNGQVFDPQTPASVHAGLYVCDASLIPCSVGINPSLTIATVAEHVSRSLVQDALKFKNETSANLDGLNIDQNPCSVTDKKLDKDHNSAVEIKETMRGYVGGMPCTAYLKMKMNTQNQKVFNERNLITRGSHPLLRGKVGGYLVFKALEKDKLHIIDGEVDMCVIDGRTPYTQYMRYRLLLVASSGSKYILDGKKIMNPHLFALYAWKETTTLYVTFKKLGINSSSDTMVNLRGELRVSFVELVKSFISLRGKNAGRFLNILLQTFVTTYVLRIPRGCLKHFIQNDSCHKHYPDSNLHQIKTEDGCFISCRQWKCTRNQWQIKGEKQPNPVLLLNGYSTESYALPTEPHDVVRTLLEEGHEIWLLQPRLHPLNPANNFTIDDIGKYDIPAAINKILELHGVSTKIHIIAHCVGGLAIHIALMGGYVKASSIASLTCTNSSMFFKLTTLPRVKMWLSLVPITMAILGKKTILPILGASSKTSFRHKLLKHIACHIPRYERCNCNECEVFSGIFGNAFWHENVSPAMHQWLYEHSFTELPMGGFHHLRKICKSGFIVDSKGNNSYMIHPERMAVSTLYISGGRELLVTRETSFLANKFMMLHQPGFRHERVVIEGFGHSDLLIGEASYEEVFPHILLHIRRAEVEGNIERKRYSKEVLDWRTDDADGGGYAGFGSCFSLFLVLCLCWFLVTAFIDI, encoded by the exons ATGGATGTTCAAGCATATTTAGAAAGGAGGGCTGGAGTCAGAAGAGAAGATTGTTTTGATGCTATTGTTGTAGGTTCTGGATATGGTGGTTCTATTGCTGCATGTCGGATGTCCGTGGCAGGAATAAAGGTTTGTTTACTAGAGAAAGGCAGAAGATGGAATGCTGAGGATTTCCCAACTGATACTTTGAAGATCATGTCAGCTGCGAGGTTGGAAAACCGAAACTTAGGCATCAGTTTTGGCCCCAAAGATGCTCTGTTTCAG GTATACGAACAGAATGATTCTCTAGCAGTAGTGGCTTGTGGACTAGGTGGTGGCTCACTAATCAATGCAGGGGTGATGCTCCCAACTCCAGTTCGTGCTAGAAGGAATCCGAAGTGGCCAAAGGAATGGGAAAGAGATTGGGATACTTGTGAAGCTTCATCTGCAGCAATGCTGAGAATACAAAGCATTCCAGTGAAATTTCCAATTGCGAGAGTAATGGATGAAATAGTTGAAGGAGACTCAGGAGAAACTCTTGAGAGGTTAATGAAGCTCAGCGTGAATTTTGATGTTGAGGAACTTCCATCCAATTCAATGAAGCttcaacagatgaacagctgcTTAGCATGTGGAAATTGCATGTCTGGGTGTCCTTACAATGCCAAAAATTCTACTGATAAAAATTATCTTCTCTCAGCAATCCAG GCAGGATGTACCGTAAGAACTGAGTGTCAAGCTCAGTATGTGGTGGAGAACACCCTTGAAACTTTCCAACAAGCGAGAATCAATGGAAAACAAAAAAGGTGGCGTGTTTACTTAAATGAAACAGATTATATAACATCTGACTTTGTAATCTTATCAG CTGGAGTTTTTGGCACAAATGAGATACTTTTCCAGTCACAAATGAGAGGACTGAGGCTTTCAGAAGCCCTTGGCTCCGGGTTCAGCTGTAATGGTAATACAGTTGCTTATCTTGCTGGAAGTGCTGCGCCCTTGAATGGTTATGGAATAGACAGAGAACAAGTGCCAATTATACCTTTCCAAGAACGGCCAGGGCCATCCATCTCATCATCTTACACTTCTTCATTGGGTTTCACAATTCAG AGTGCTGTGCTTCCAAGGGCTTACCCGTACCTGCTGTTTAAAGGGATTACTACTTATGGATGGCCAACTGGTTATGCGTTTTTTCATGGAATTATTGACAAGCTGGGACATAGTATAGGTCTTAAATCAAGCCAAGCAATTATCCTCAATGCAATGGGATATGATGATGGTGATGGAAAAATTACGTTAGACAAAGAAACAAATAAGATCTGCTTTAGTCCACCACATGATCCTTTGCTCCCACGAAAAGTTGAAGCCTTTCAAAAACTCACCAAGAAATTGGGGGGAATCTTGTTCATGTCCAAGTACAGGAGCACATCGGTTCATCTTTTAGGGGGATGCAATGCATCATCAGATTCTTCAGGTGGGGTTTGTAACCATAATGGCCAGGTCTTTGACCCCCAAACTCCAGCCTCTGTGCATGCAGGCCTCTATGTTTGTGATGCTTCTTTAATCCCATGTTCTGTTGGTATAAATCCATCTCTAACTATTGCAACAGTTGCTGAGCATGTTAGTAGGAGCCTTGTGCAGGATGCTCTCAAGTTCAAAAATGAAACAAGTGCCAATTTAGACGGTTTAAACATTGATCAGAACCCGTGTTCGGTTACTGATAAAAAGTTAGATAAGGACCATAATTCAGCTGTTGAGATCAAAGAAACCATGAGAGGCTATGTGGGTGGTATGCCATGTACTGCTTatctaaaaatgaaaatgaatacACAGAATCAAAAAGTATTCAATGAACGGAATCTGATTACTCGAGGATCTCATCCGCTTCTTAGAGGAAAGGTCGGTGGGTATTTGGTGTTCAAAGCTCTTGAGAAGGATAAACTACACATCATAGATGGGGAAGTAGATATGTGTGTCATAGATGGCAGAACTCCCTACACACAATATATGCGCTACCGTCTTCTACTTGTGGCTTCTTCTGGTTCAAA ATATATTCTCGACGGAAAGAAGATAATGAATCCACATCTTTTTGCATTATATGCTTGGAAAGAGACAACAACACTATATGTAACATTTAAAAAGTTAGGTATCAACAGTTCAAGCGACACTATGGTTAACTTAAGAGGGGAGCTTCGAGTTTCATTTGTAGAGCTTGTCAAGAGCTTCATAAGCCTGAGAGGAAAAAATGCTGGAAGGTTTCTAAATATCCTCCTACAGACTTTTGTAACAACGTATGTGTTACGAATCCCACGTGGATGTCTGAAGCACTTCATCCAAAATGATTCTTGCCATAAACATTACCCGGATAGCAATCTACATCAAATAAAAACTG AAGATGGATGTTTTATCAGTTGCAGGCAGTGGAAATGCACTCGAAATCAGTGGCAGATTAAAGGAGAGAAGCAACCTAATCCAGTTCTGCTTCTCAATGGTTATTCTACAGAGAGTTATGCACTGCCAACAGAACCACACGACGTAGTCAGAACTTTACTGGAAGAAGGGCATGAAATTTGGTTACTGCAACCAAGGTTGCATCCCTTGAATCCTGCAAATAACTTCACAATTGATGACATTGGAAAATATGATATACCAGCTG cAATCAATAAGATCCTTGAATTGCATGGAGTGAGCACCAAGATTCATATAATTGCACATTGTGTTGGAGGCTTAGCCATTCATATAGCTCTCATGGGAGGGTATGTGAAGGCATCTAGTATAGCTTCTCTGACTTGCACTAATTCCTCAATGTTCTTCAAACTTACTACTCTACCTAGAGTCAAAATGTGGCTTTCTCTTGTTCCT ATAACAATGGCTATACTAGGCAAGAAAACTATCCTGCCTATTTTAGGAGCATCATCAAAGACAAGTTTTCGTCACAAGCTCTTAAAACACATTGCCTGTCACATACCACGATATGAGAGATGCAACTGCAACGAATGCGAGGTATTTTCAGGTATTTTCGGGAACGCATTCTGGCACGAAAATGTCAGCCCCGCAATGCACCAGTGGCTATACGAGCACAGCTTCACAGAGCTTCCAATGGGAGGATTTCATCACCTCAGAAAAATCTGCAAGTCAGGATTTATAGTAGACAGCAAAGGTAACAACTCATATATGATCCATCCCGAGAGGATGGCTGTTTCGACATTGTATATATCAGGCGGACGGGAGCTGCTTGTAACGCGAGAGACATCATTTCTTGCTAACAAATTCATGATGCTGCATCAACCTGGGTTTAGACATGAAAGAGTGGTTATAGAAGGGTTTGGACATTCGGATTTGTTAATCGGAGAGGCGTCTTATGAGGAGGTGTTTCCTCACATTTTATTGCATATAAGAAGAGCTGAAGTAGAAGGGAATATTGAGAGAAAAAGGTATAGTAAGGAGGTTTTGGATTGGAGAACTGATGATGCTGATGGAGGAGGATATGCAGGTTTTGGAAGTTGCTTCTCTCTTTTCTTGGTTTTGTGTTTATGCTGGTTTTTAGTTACTGCCTTTATAGATATTTGA
- the LOC136209864 gene encoding uncharacterized protein isoform X2 has protein sequence MDVQAYLERRAGVRREDCFDAIVVGSGYGGSIAACRMSVAGIKVCLLEKGRRWNAEDFPTDTLKIMSAARLENRNLGISFGPKDALFQVYEQNDSLAVVACGLGGGSLINAGVMLPTPVRARRNPKWPKEWERDWDTCEASSAAMLRIQSIPVKFPIARVMDEIVEGDSGETLERLMKLSVNFDVEELPSNSMKLQQMNSCLACGNCMSGCPYNAKNSTDKNYLLSAIQAGCTVRTECQAQYVVENTLETFQQARINGKQKRWRVYLNETDYITSDFVILSAGVFGTNEILFQSQMRGLRLSEALGSGFSCNGNTVAYLAGSAAPLNGYGIDREQVPIIPFQERPGPSISSSYTSSLGFTIQSAVLPRAYPYLLFKGITTYGWPTGYAFFHGIIDKLGHSIGLKSSQAIILNAMGYDDGDGKITLDKETNKICFSPPHDPLLPRKVEAFQKLTKKLGGILFMSKYRSTSVHLLGGCNASSDSSGGVCNHNGQVFDPQTPASVHAGLYVCDASLIPCSVGINPSLTIATVAEHVSRSLVQDALKFKNETSANLDGLNIDQNPCSVTDKKLDKDHNSAVEIKETMRGYVGGMPCTAYLKMKMNTQNQKVFNERNLITRGSHPLLRGKVGGYLVFKALEKDKLHIIDGEVDMCVIDGRTPYTQYMRYRLLLVASSGSKYILDGKKIMNPHLFALYAWKETTTLYVTFKKLGINSSSDTMVNLRGELRVSFVELVKSFISLRGKNAGRFLNILLQTFVTTYVLRIPRGCLKHFIQNDSCHKHYPDSNLHQIKTDGCFISCRQWKCTRNQWQIKGEKQPNPVLLLNGYSTESYALPTEPHDVVRTLLEEGHEIWLLQPRLHPLNPANNFTIDDIGKYDIPAAINKILELHGVSTKIHIIAHCVGGLAIHIALMGGYVKASSIASLTCTNSSMFFKLTTLPRVKMWLSLVPITMAILGKKTILPILGASSKTSFRHKLLKHIACHIPRYERCNCNECEVFSGIFGNAFWHENVSPAMHQWLYEHSFTELPMGGFHHLRKICKSGFIVDSKGNNSYMIHPERMAVSTLYISGGRELLVTRETSFLANKFMMLHQPGFRHERVVIEGFGHSDLLIGEASYEEVFPHILLHIRRAEVEGNIERKRYSKEVLDWRTDDADGGGYAGFGSCFSLFLVLCLCWFLVTAFIDI, from the exons ATGGATGTTCAAGCATATTTAGAAAGGAGGGCTGGAGTCAGAAGAGAAGATTGTTTTGATGCTATTGTTGTAGGTTCTGGATATGGTGGTTCTATTGCTGCATGTCGGATGTCCGTGGCAGGAATAAAGGTTTGTTTACTAGAGAAAGGCAGAAGATGGAATGCTGAGGATTTCCCAACTGATACTTTGAAGATCATGTCAGCTGCGAGGTTGGAAAACCGAAACTTAGGCATCAGTTTTGGCCCCAAAGATGCTCTGTTTCAG GTATACGAACAGAATGATTCTCTAGCAGTAGTGGCTTGTGGACTAGGTGGTGGCTCACTAATCAATGCAGGGGTGATGCTCCCAACTCCAGTTCGTGCTAGAAGGAATCCGAAGTGGCCAAAGGAATGGGAAAGAGATTGGGATACTTGTGAAGCTTCATCTGCAGCAATGCTGAGAATACAAAGCATTCCAGTGAAATTTCCAATTGCGAGAGTAATGGATGAAATAGTTGAAGGAGACTCAGGAGAAACTCTTGAGAGGTTAATGAAGCTCAGCGTGAATTTTGATGTTGAGGAACTTCCATCCAATTCAATGAAGCttcaacagatgaacagctgcTTAGCATGTGGAAATTGCATGTCTGGGTGTCCTTACAATGCCAAAAATTCTACTGATAAAAATTATCTTCTCTCAGCAATCCAG GCAGGATGTACCGTAAGAACTGAGTGTCAAGCTCAGTATGTGGTGGAGAACACCCTTGAAACTTTCCAACAAGCGAGAATCAATGGAAAACAAAAAAGGTGGCGTGTTTACTTAAATGAAACAGATTATATAACATCTGACTTTGTAATCTTATCAG CTGGAGTTTTTGGCACAAATGAGATACTTTTCCAGTCACAAATGAGAGGACTGAGGCTTTCAGAAGCCCTTGGCTCCGGGTTCAGCTGTAATGGTAATACAGTTGCTTATCTTGCTGGAAGTGCTGCGCCCTTGAATGGTTATGGAATAGACAGAGAACAAGTGCCAATTATACCTTTCCAAGAACGGCCAGGGCCATCCATCTCATCATCTTACACTTCTTCATTGGGTTTCACAATTCAG AGTGCTGTGCTTCCAAGGGCTTACCCGTACCTGCTGTTTAAAGGGATTACTACTTATGGATGGCCAACTGGTTATGCGTTTTTTCATGGAATTATTGACAAGCTGGGACATAGTATAGGTCTTAAATCAAGCCAAGCAATTATCCTCAATGCAATGGGATATGATGATGGTGATGGAAAAATTACGTTAGACAAAGAAACAAATAAGATCTGCTTTAGTCCACCACATGATCCTTTGCTCCCACGAAAAGTTGAAGCCTTTCAAAAACTCACCAAGAAATTGGGGGGAATCTTGTTCATGTCCAAGTACAGGAGCACATCGGTTCATCTTTTAGGGGGATGCAATGCATCATCAGATTCTTCAGGTGGGGTTTGTAACCATAATGGCCAGGTCTTTGACCCCCAAACTCCAGCCTCTGTGCATGCAGGCCTCTATGTTTGTGATGCTTCTTTAATCCCATGTTCTGTTGGTATAAATCCATCTCTAACTATTGCAACAGTTGCTGAGCATGTTAGTAGGAGCCTTGTGCAGGATGCTCTCAAGTTCAAAAATGAAACAAGTGCCAATTTAGACGGTTTAAACATTGATCAGAACCCGTGTTCGGTTACTGATAAAAAGTTAGATAAGGACCATAATTCAGCTGTTGAGATCAAAGAAACCATGAGAGGCTATGTGGGTGGTATGCCATGTACTGCTTatctaaaaatgaaaatgaatacACAGAATCAAAAAGTATTCAATGAACGGAATCTGATTACTCGAGGATCTCATCCGCTTCTTAGAGGAAAGGTCGGTGGGTATTTGGTGTTCAAAGCTCTTGAGAAGGATAAACTACACATCATAGATGGGGAAGTAGATATGTGTGTCATAGATGGCAGAACTCCCTACACACAATATATGCGCTACCGTCTTCTACTTGTGGCTTCTTCTGGTTCAAA ATATATTCTCGACGGAAAGAAGATAATGAATCCACATCTTTTTGCATTATATGCTTGGAAAGAGACAACAACACTATATGTAACATTTAAAAAGTTAGGTATCAACAGTTCAAGCGACACTATGGTTAACTTAAGAGGGGAGCTTCGAGTTTCATTTGTAGAGCTTGTCAAGAGCTTCATAAGCCTGAGAGGAAAAAATGCTGGAAGGTTTCTAAATATCCTCCTACAGACTTTTGTAACAACGTATGTGTTACGAATCCCACGTGGATGTCTGAAGCACTTCATCCAAAATGATTCTTGCCATAAACATTACCCGGATAGCAATCTACATCAAATAAAAACTG ATGGATGTTTTATCAGTTGCAGGCAGTGGAAATGCACTCGAAATCAGTGGCAGATTAAAGGAGAGAAGCAACCTAATCCAGTTCTGCTTCTCAATGGTTATTCTACAGAGAGTTATGCACTGCCAACAGAACCACACGACGTAGTCAGAACTTTACTGGAAGAAGGGCATGAAATTTGGTTACTGCAACCAAGGTTGCATCCCTTGAATCCTGCAAATAACTTCACAATTGATGACATTGGAAAATATGATATACCAGCTG cAATCAATAAGATCCTTGAATTGCATGGAGTGAGCACCAAGATTCATATAATTGCACATTGTGTTGGAGGCTTAGCCATTCATATAGCTCTCATGGGAGGGTATGTGAAGGCATCTAGTATAGCTTCTCTGACTTGCACTAATTCCTCAATGTTCTTCAAACTTACTACTCTACCTAGAGTCAAAATGTGGCTTTCTCTTGTTCCT ATAACAATGGCTATACTAGGCAAGAAAACTATCCTGCCTATTTTAGGAGCATCATCAAAGACAAGTTTTCGTCACAAGCTCTTAAAACACATTGCCTGTCACATACCACGATATGAGAGATGCAACTGCAACGAATGCGAGGTATTTTCAGGTATTTTCGGGAACGCATTCTGGCACGAAAATGTCAGCCCCGCAATGCACCAGTGGCTATACGAGCACAGCTTCACAGAGCTTCCAATGGGAGGATTTCATCACCTCAGAAAAATCTGCAAGTCAGGATTTATAGTAGACAGCAAAGGTAACAACTCATATATGATCCATCCCGAGAGGATGGCTGTTTCGACATTGTATATATCAGGCGGACGGGAGCTGCTTGTAACGCGAGAGACATCATTTCTTGCTAACAAATTCATGATGCTGCATCAACCTGGGTTTAGACATGAAAGAGTGGTTATAGAAGGGTTTGGACATTCGGATTTGTTAATCGGAGAGGCGTCTTATGAGGAGGTGTTTCCTCACATTTTATTGCATATAAGAAGAGCTGAAGTAGAAGGGAATATTGAGAGAAAAAGGTATAGTAAGGAGGTTTTGGATTGGAGAACTGATGATGCTGATGGAGGAGGATATGCAGGTTTTGGAAGTTGCTTCTCTCTTTTCTTGGTTTTGTGTTTATGCTGGTTTTTAGTTACTGCCTTTATAGATATTTGA